Genomic window (Candidatus Effluviviaceae Genus I sp.):
GTGCTCCGCCGCAGCGCGGGCCGCGGCAGGCCGCGCGGCTTCTTCTGCGCCATCGGGCGCTGCTCGTCGTGCCTCATGACCGTGGACGGCATCCCCAACGTCATGACGTGCGTGACGCCGCTTCGCGAAGGCATGCGTATCGTCACGCAGGAAGGCAAGGGGAAGCTGCCGTCGGCGGACGCGC
Coding sequences:
- a CDS encoding (2Fe-2S)-binding protein; its protein translation is MRITEHPILTFRRGREILFELDGRELTGYEGETIAAALHAAGVRVLRRSAGRGRPRGFFCAIGRCSSCLMTVDGIPNVMTCVTPLREGMRIVTQEGKGKLPSADA